The following coding sequences lie in one Aspergillus puulaauensis MK2 DNA, chromosome 3, nearly complete sequence genomic window:
- a CDS encoding Zn(II)2Cys6 transcription factor (COG:S;~EggNog:ENOG410PHJN;~InterPro:IPR036864,IPR021858,IPR001138;~PFAM:PF00172;~TransMembrane:1 (i168-187o);~go_function: GO:0000981 - DNA-binding transcription factor activity, RNA polymerase II-specific [Evidence IEA];~go_function: GO:0008270 - zinc ion binding [Evidence IEA];~go_process: GO:0006355 - regulation of transcription, DNA-templated [Evidence IEA]): protein MSTLIRTSRSTRIKSRTGCKTCKIRRVKCGEEKPHCARCTSTGRKCDYAEPAKLAVARVLPVYSAVSRERRAYEYYFFHAAPSLSDALDLEFWRGTVLQICGSEPAIWDAVVALSAFYEHPTSSEGEPMHQIERTDRLPHPKSRSHREALIWYSRSLSRIQEQIKRGVADYAVALVSCVLFICIEILQGNVKAALMLYHQATQLMASATESVSKKLETTIAAILLRVGTISVVVDGDSPLPKQSLPSSHIFTALSDARAALYVLVADWKKFDRDCVAILTAQRPASDAHHLRPRQQALERDLLSWDRQFQILPEVIQYRNTSNSSSEHRGIIAALSMTYLSILILTRTGLSTSESCYDAYESDFAEIITHAPIALSATTASGNQPPFIFDMGTGMSLLITIMKCRSPTIRRQALTFLRQSPQRQGMYFSQSASNFLAAVVAVEETGGKCSEEQLAVDNLLNSPGRVPLDGERVFALELVPWETDDGEMGTALQYSRRETTNGETRVVNDMVVRRVNLCRFFKQGEE, encoded by the exons ATGTCCACGCTGATACGGACAAGTCGAAGTACCAGAATCAAGTCCCGGACAGGCTGCAAAACGTGCAA GATCCGCCGCGTCAAATGTGGAGAGGAAAAGCCGCACTGTGCGCGctgcaccagcaccggccGGAAATGCGACTACGCTGAGCCCGCTAAACTTGCTGTCGCCCGGGTGCTGCCCGTCTACTCAGCAGTGTCTCGTGAGCGGCGCGCGTATGAGTACTACTTCTTCCACGCCGCGCCGTCTCTATCCGACGCCCTGGACCTGGAGTTCTGGCGCGGCACGGTGCTCCAGATCTGTGGTTCCGAGCCGGCTATCTGGGATGCGGTCGTTGCGCTGAGTGCGTTCTACGAGCATCCTACGTCGTCGGAGGGCGAGCCTATGCATCAGATTGAGCGGACGGACCGTCTGCCCCATCCGAAATCGCGCAGCCATCGCGAGGCCCTTATATGGTACTCGCGGTCTCTGAGTAGAATACAAGAGCAGATTAAGCGCGGCGTTGCGGATTACGCAGTTGCCCTTGTGAGCTGTGTGCTTTTCATATGCATTGAGATTCTGCAAGGCAATGTCAAGGCTGCATTGATGCTGTATCATCAAGCTACCCAGCTGATGGCATCAGCAACGGAGTCGGTATCAAAAAAGCTTGAAACGACCATCGCTGCGATTCTCCTCCGCGTCGGAACCATATCCGTCGTTGTCGACGGAGACTCCCCACTACCCAAGCAATCACTCCCTAGTTCTCACATCTTCACCGCGCTATCTGATGCGCGGGCCGCCCTCTATGTACTGGTCGCGGACTGGAAAAAGTTCGATCGCGATTGCGTGGCAATTCTCACGGCACAGAGACCGGCCTCAGACGCTCATCATTTACGACCCCGCCAGCAGGCCCTCGAACGAGACCTTCTCTCCTGGGACCGGCAGTTCCAGATACTGCCCGAGGTCATCCAGTACCGAAATacctcaaattcctcctctGAGCACCGAGGAATTATAGCAGCCCTATCCATGACATATCTCagtatcctcatcctcacaCGAACAGGCCTATCTACATCCGAATCCTGCTACGACGCCTACGAATCTGACTTTGCCGAAATCATCACCCACGCCCCAATCGCACTATCCGCTACAACAGCCAGCGGAAACCAACCGCCGTTCATCTTTGACATGGGAACCGGGATGTCCCTGCTAATCACCATAATGAAATGCCGCTCCCCCACGATCCGGCGACAAGCGCTCACATTTCTACGCCAGTCTCCACAGCGACAGGGGATGTACTTTTCGCAGTCGGCGTCCAATTTCCTCGCTGCCGTTGTGGCAGTTGAAGAAACCGGCGGGAAGTGCTCGGAGGAGCAATTGGCTGTGGATAACCTACTCAATAGCCCAGGGCGGGTTCCCCTGGATGGCGAGCGCGTGTTTGCGCTAGAGCTTGTTCCGTGGGAGACTGATGACGGCGAGATGGGCACCGCGTTGCAGTATTCCCGGAGGGAAACCACGAATGGGGAAACGCGGGTGGTCAACGATATGGTCGTGCGGCGGGTGAACCTGTGTCGGTTCTTTAAGCAGGGCGAGGAATAA
- a CDS encoding TMEM53 family protein (COG:S;~EggNog:ENOG410PRHD;~InterPro:IPR008547;~PFAM:PF05705), with amino-acid sequence MEPIGTNIHLHIPPTPPTSLIILCTWLGGASPRRIAKYTDGYASHFPSAAILLITTTLSDITLRSFSAIRDRLAPAREKIAQFIHPSSDPGSGSPIPVLLHIFSHGGSNTATQLVQSIKAHDPAAHRAFISALKLVIFDCCPGDSSLLRSYNAAAVSLPSPTEQPIAHFLGKSVLYPAIGTISALQAVGAMRSVEDLRTELNDPGLFGASARRFYLYSREDEMVRWQDVERHLHEGREKGFVAEGVRFETGPHCALAMVDEDRYWTSVQRAWEGKILSRL; translated from the coding sequence ATGGAGCCCATCGGAAcaaacatccacctccacaTTCCACCCACACCCCCAACATCGCTTATAATCCTGTGCACTTGGCTCGGCGGCGCATCGCCCCGACGCATAGCCAAATACACCGATGGCTATGCCAGCCATTTCCCCAGCGCCGCAATCCTGCTAATCACCACCACTCTGTCCGATATCACGCTTCGCTCGTTCAGTGCGATCCGGGACCGTCTGGCTCCTGCGCGGGAGAAAATCGCCCAGTTCATCCATCCCAGCTCCGACCCTGGCTCCGGCTCACCCATTCCAGTCCTGCTGCATATTTTCTCCCATGGTGGGAGTAACACAGCGACTCAGCTCGTTCAATCAATCAAAGCACACGATCCCGCTGCACATAGAGCCTTCATCTCGGCCCTGAAACTGGTTATATTCGACTGCTGCCCAGGAGACAGCTCGCTTCTACGAAGTTACAATGCTGCCGCTGTCTCCTTGCCTTCACCGACTGAACAGCCCATCGCGCATTTCTTGGGAAAGTCCGTGCTCTACCCGGCCATTGGGACGATTTCGGCCTTGCAGGCGGTGGGTGCGATGCGCAGTGTCGAGGATTTAAGGACGGAGTTGAATGATCCCGGTTTATTTGGTGCGTCTGCGCGACGGTTTTATCTGTATTCgcgggaggatgagatggtgCGATGGCAGGATGTGGAGCGGCATCTGCATGAAGGGCGGGAGAAGGGGTTTGTGGCTGAAGGGGTTCGGTTTGAGACCGGACCGCACTGTGCGCTTGCCATGGTTGATGAGGATCGGTATTGGACTTCGGTTCAGCGGGCGTGGGAGGGGAAAATACTTAGTCGCTTGTAA
- a CDS encoding uncharacterized protein (InterPro:IPR022190;~PFAM:PF12511) produces the protein MVGTRSTRSKGKEPTREPLRERSLSYDDPNALGEAGENQAARQETGKLSIGAKDIARYLEINRSIDWNENTGPQSVGAGKQRTASVLQRRGDVSQPACSRCEQGNRVFGSCVAAPVISGYAFQRGACANCIWDGKERSCSLKGENMPLDSTSILQFTGEGFNLREAIREEAWIDGDDSQLEPSAPMEMEVYVDPENEADAPEVSSDKDEKATSDKNDDKASSDKENVDIATFLAEIKPDSSFARIGISQHGPRCRFDGVELKFPISREIWESERRLLKARSDLAHFVAIIDARLFDMGHGRSDAVFWEREARRLTRLFATGIRRTRGRPASSRRPSLTPPPRIVVSEAITPSSQLMPDPTPQTEPQSTGETIQALTEPPQSLLPSTNTEATRSEAKQHTPPTIATSSRDRRVWDRPQTPESKHNDKERPEFGPVHVQEVFENLHDTIEQFTAVMGGPPKAPAEEPAPTCVDPDEEERESCKQSADPAPAPAPTEPVRANFTDHEERAATELRRPFWTLRRPRPKDLDEGPPPIVSKRFRSERHGDRASE, from the exons ATGGTTGGAACACGCTCAACCCgcagcaagggcaaggagcCCACCCGGGAACCTCTACGAGAACGCAGCCTGTCATACGATGACCCAAACGCACTCGGCGAAGCAGGAGAAAACCAGGCAGCGCGAC AAGAAACCGGCAAACTCAGTATCGGAGCAAAAGACATCGCCCGCTATCTCGAAATAAACCGCTCCATCGACTGGAACGAGAATACCGGTCCGCAGAGCGTAGGTGCCGGAAAGCAACGCACTGCGTCCGTGCTGCAGCGCCGTGGAGACGTATCGCAGCCAGCCTGTTCGCGGTGTGAGCAGGGAAATAGGGTATTTGGCTCATGTGTTGCGGCTCCCGTTATCAGTGGCTATGCTTTCCAGCGGGGTGCGTGTGCGAATTGTATCTGGGATGGAAAGGAGAGGTCTTGTTCGCTTAAGGGGGAGAATATGCCGTTGGATTCGACTTCAATTCT TCAGTTTACAGGAGAAGGATTCAACCTCCGTGAGGCGATTCGCGAAGAGGCGTGGATTGATGGTGATGACAGCCAGCTTGAGCCGTCAGCgccgatggagatggaggtgtaTGTTGACCCTGAGAATGAAGCTGACGCACCAGAGGTTAGCAGtgacaaggacgagaagGCTACCAGCGACAAGAACGACGACAAGGCTAGTAGCGACAAGGAGAATGTCGATATCGCGACATTCCTTGCAGAGATCAAGCCTGATAGCTCGTTTGCTCGCATTGGAATATCGCAGCATGGCCCCCGGTGTCGctttgatggcgtcgagctgAAGTTTCCGATCTCGCGAGAGATTTGGGAGAGCGAAAGACGTCTTTTGAAAGCTCGATCGGATCTCGCTCACTTTGTTGCAATTATCGATGCTCGTCTTTTCGATATGGGACATGGGAGAAGTGATGCTGTGTTttgggagagggaggcgcGCCGTTTGACCAGGCTGTTCGCAACTGGTATAAGG AGAACAAGGGGTAGACCAGCTTCATCTCGACGTCCTTCTTTGACGCCGCCTCCTAGAATTGTGGTTTCTGAGGCTATCACTCCTTCGTCTCAACTGATGCCTGATCCAACACCCCAGACTGAACCTCAGAGCACCGGTGAGACCATTCAAGCCCTGACTGAACCACCGCAGTCTCTTTTGCCCTCTACCAACACAGAAGCTACCAGGTCAGAAGCCAAGCAGCACACCCCACCAACAATAGCCACCAGCTCTCGCGATCGGCGTGTCTGGGACAGACCTCAGACCCCCGAAAGCAAGCACAACGACAAGGAGAGACCTGAGTTTGGACCCGTACACGTACAAGAGGTCTTCGAGAACCTTCATGATACCATTGAACAGTTTACAGCTGTTATGGGAGGACCTCCTAAAGCTCCAGCTGAAGAGCCTGCACCGACATGTGTGGATcctgatgaagaggagagagaaagctGTAAGCAATCGGcggatccagcgccagctccagctccgactGAGCCTGTGCGTGCGAACTTCACTGATCATGAAGAAAGGGCTGCTACTGAGCTTAGGAGACCTTTCTGGACTTTGAGGAGGCCTCGACCGAAGGACCTTGACGAGGGCCCACCGCCAATAGTGTCGAAGCGCTTTCGTAGTGAGAGACATGGTGACAGGGCTAGTGAATAG
- a CDS encoding putative amino acid transporter (COG:E;~EggNog:ENOG410Q2XF;~InterPro:IPR004840,IPR004841;~PFAM:PF13520,PF00324;~TransMembrane:11 (i43-61o73-97i109-132o152-173i185-205o225-244i264-283o303-326i363-380o437-457i469-490o);~go_component: GO:0016020 - membrane [Evidence IEA];~go_component: GO:0016021 - integral component of membrane [Evidence IEA];~go_process: GO:0006865 - amino acid transport [Evidence IEA];~go_process: GO:0055085 - transmembrane transport [Evidence IEA]): protein MVVSTPSPSSNENSEKPPASPAQNPNNHGADTNLRRMLSTRHITMIALGSSIGLGVWLGSGTSLRNGGPAAMLIGYFLAGSMAWSVNQAIGEMAVLYPIPSAFVQWSSMFVCPSVGFAVGWASWFGSFINIANELQGAATVLHFWTDRVPTAAWVSIFWVVIVLVNAWTVKFFGEVEVVSSTIKFGWMFIVVISLIVVSAGGAPTHKTTGFEYWNATPFTNGFKGFLNVMPTCIFAMSGSELAAMAAAETRDPRKSVPTAVRSIWMRLGLFYILGALALSITVSPQDPNLFGADGSNNSPFVLAYQNAGIPVLAHMTNAVIFLSVLSSGSISGFNGSRVLVGLSHLHIAPKIFSHADSLGRPLAGLGITLLGGSLAYLNVSNSGAEVFTWLSNLTSLFELFKWGALCASHLRMRYAWRLQGRADSELPWRSGSYPYASWWALVWCVVLIVVEFYLAVWPLGREASAKYFFANYVSAVLVVGVYFGARVWYRGGWWVDLAVVDLDKKRRFYH from the exons ATGGTCGTATcaacaccatctccatccagcaATGAGAACTCAGAGAAACCGCCGGCGAGTCCAGCCCAGAATCCCAACAACCATGGCGCAGACACCAATCTCCGACGCATGCTATCCACCCGCCACATCACCATGATCGCGCTCGGCTCGTCCATCGGGCTCGGGGTGTGGCTTGGGAGCGGTACATCGCTGCGCAACGGCGGGCCAGCAGCGATGTTGATCGGGTATTTCCTGGCCGGGTCGATGGCGTGGTCGGTGAACCAGGCGATTGGCGAGATGGCGGTTCTGTATCCGATTCCGAGCGCGTTTGTGCAGTGGTCGAGTATGTTTGTGTGTCCGTCTGTGGGGTTTGCGGTGGGTTGGGCGTCGTGGTTTGGGTCGTTTATTAATATTGCGAATGAGTTGCAG GGCGCTGCGACGGTGCTGCATTTCTGGACGGATAGAGTGCCGACTGCGGCGTGGGTTAGTATCTTCTGGGTTGTTATCGTCCTGGTCAATGCATGGACAGTCAAGTTCTTCGGCGAGGTGGAGGTCGTCAGCTCGACGATTAAATTCGGGTGGATGTTCATCGTTGTCATCTCATTAATCG TTGTATCCGCCGGCGGCGCCCCAACCCACAAGACAACAGGCTTCGAATACTGGAACGCCACGCCCTTCACAAACGGCTTCAAGGGTTTTCTCAATGTAATGCCGACCTGTATATTCGCCATGTCAGGCTCTGAACTCGCCGCCATGGCCGCCGCAGAGACCCGCGACCCTCGCAAATCGGTCCCTACAGCCGTGCGCTCAATCTGGATGCGCCTGGGGCTCTTTTATATCCTCGGCGCGCTTGCACTATCTATAACCGTTTCCCCGCAGGACCCGAACCTGTTTGGTGCCGACGGCAGCAATAACTCCCCTTTTGTCCTTGCGTATCAGAACGCAGGGATACCTGTGCTGGCACACATGACGAACGCagtcatcttcctctccgtTCTCTCGTCAGGCAGTATCTCGGGTTTCAATGGCTCGCGCGTCTTGGTCGGACTGTCCCATCTGCATATCGCTCCAAAG ATCTTCAGCCACGCGGACTCCCTCGGCCGCCCGCTAGCAGGCCTAGGCATAACCCTCCTCGGCGGCAGCCTCGCATACCTCAACGTCTCAAACAGCGGCGCCGAGGTGTTCACCTGGCTATCGAATCTAACCTCGctcttcgagctcttcaaaTGGGGCGCCCTCTGCGCCTCGCATCTGCGGATGCGATATGCTTGGCGATTGCAGGGGCGTGCGGACTCCGAGCTCCCCTGGCGCTCGGGGTCGTATCCGTATGCGTCTTGGTGGGCGTTGGTCTGGTGTGTTGTGTTGATAGTTGTGGAGTTTTATTTGGCGGTTTGGCCGTTGGGTAGGGAGGCGAGTGCGAAATATTTCTTTGCGAATTATGTTAGTGCGGTCCTGGTTGTGGGTGTTTATTTTGGGGCGAGGGTCTGGTATAGGGGGGGTTGGTGGGTGGAtttggcggtggtggatttGGATAAGAAGAGGAGGTTTTATCATTAA
- a CDS encoding MFS transporter (COG:G;~EggNog:ENOG410PJWU;~InterPro:IPR020846,IPR011701,IPR036259;~PFAM:PF07690;~TransMembrane:11 (o108-129i136-155o161-183i190-214o234-256i345-366o386-410i417-436o442-463i475-494o506-524i);~go_function: GO:0022857 - transmembrane transporter activity [Evidence IEA];~go_process: GO:0055085 - transmembrane transport [Evidence IEA]), producing MDIEPGKRDKPTEGAEDPQHDVGKMEVVDDAEMEQFYGAATSDAYRLKSELVSQCMTEIGMGWFQWKVFVVTGFGFVVDNLASQGIASVQPPIQLEFSGIKQVSYSSVAYYVGLILGASFWGISCDLIGRKPAFNITLVVAGVFLCGAAGTMNFVAFCSMWAVIGTAAGGNVPASSLICLEFLPPSHQFLLTALSAWWMFGQLVVSLLAWVFLANFSCPTDATPDTCSRAENMGWRYTLITLGGLALAFTLIRIFIFKMPETPRYLLSQGKDQAVVDAVNYVARQNSKPEPLTLSMLQAIDTRLGMAPAAAETGGTGLSTLEIIHENMKDFRGSHYSALFATRKLSFHTALIWAIWLVIGVAYPLYFNFLPSYLATRFTEASSLDLTYRNYCIQSAVGIVGPLSAAVLVNTFLGRRWMMGISAIVTGVFLFAYVGVSTQVASLAFTCVTGLLGNFEYAVMFAFTPESFPAPHRGTGTGTAASLLRLGGLVASVVSSQTGFTTAPLYASAALWIAVGVICFGLPFETHGRPAI from the exons ATGGATATCGAACCAGGCAAGCGTGACAAGCCCACAGAGGGCGCTGAGGACCCACAGCATGACGTCGGCAAGATGGAGGTGGTTGACGACGCCGAGATGGAGCAGTTCTATGGCGCTGCCACCTCGGACGCGTACCGGCTCAAGTCGGAGCTGGTCTCGCAGTGCATGACGGAgattgggatgggatg GTTCCAGTGGAAGGTGTTCGTCGTGACGGGGTTTGGGTTTGTTGTTGATAACCTGGCGAG CCAAGGAATAGCGTCTGTTCAGCCGCCCATCCAGCTCGAGTTCTCCGGTATCAAGCAGGTCAGTTATAGTTCTGTGGCATACTATGTCGGTCTCATCCTTGGTGCCTCGTTCTGGGGCATCTCGTGCGACTTGATCGGCCGCAAGCCCGCGTTCAACATCACCCTGGTTGTAGCTGGTGTGTTTCTCTgtggagcagctggaacaATGAATTTTGTTGCGTTCTGTTCCATGTGGGCGGTTATAGGGACTGCCGCTGGTGGAAATGTACCAGCCAGCTCTCTGATTTG CCTTGAATTTCTCCCACCAAGCCACCAGTTCCTCCTCACAGCCCTCAGCGCCTGGTGGATGTTCGGCCAGCTGGTCGTGTCCCTGCTGGCATGGGTCTTTCTCGCAAACTTCTCCTGCCCTACAGATGCCACGCCCGACACCTGCTCCCGGGCTGAGAACATGGGCTG GAGATACACCCTCATAACCCTCGGCGGCCTCGCGCTCGCATTCACACTCAtccgcatcttcatcttcaaaaTGCCCGAAACGCCACGCTACCTGCTCTCCCAAGGCAAAGACCAAGCCGTCGTCGACGCAGTCAACTACGTCGCGCGTCAGAACAGCAAACCCGAGCCACTGACCCTCAGCATGCTCCAAGCCATCGACACCCGACTCGGCATGGCCCCTGCTGCAGCAGAAACTGGTGGCACCGGGCTCTCAACGCTGGAAATCATCCACGAAAACATGAAAGACTTCCGCGGCTCACACTACTCTGCGCTCTTCGCAACACGCAAACTCTCCTTCCACACAGCCCTGATCTGGGCGATATGGCTCGTCATCGGGGTTGCATACCCGCTCTacttcaacttcctcccctcGTATCTGGCGACCAGATTCACCGAGGCTTCGTCCCTCGACCTCACGTATAGGAACTACTGCATCCAGTCTGCCGTTGGGATTGTGGGCCCGCTTTCTGCTGCGGTCCTCGTGAATACGTTCCTGGGCCGCCGCTGGATGATGGGCATTTCGGCGATTGTTACCGGTGTTTTCCTCTTTGCCTATGTCGGTGTCTCTACGCAGGTTGCTAGTTTGGCTTTTACCTGTGTGACTGGATTACTCGGGAACTTTG AATACGCCGTCATGTTCGCATTCACACCAGAGTCCTTCCCAGCCCCCCATCGAGGCACAGGAACCGGCACCGCGGCGTCGCTTCTGCGCCTTGGTGGGCTTGTGGCCAGTGTGGTTTCGTCGCAGACGGGGTTCACCACTGCGCCGCTTTATGCGAGTGCGGCGCTGTGGATTGCTGTTGGGGTGATTTGCTTTGGGTTGCCGTTTGAGACGCATGGGCGGCCTGCTATTTAA
- the encD gene encoding Fe(2+)/2-oxoglutarate-dependent oxygenase encD (COG:Q;~EggNog:ENOG410PIRX;~InterPro:IPR026992,IPR027443,IPR005123;~PFAM:PF03171,PF14226;~go_function: GO:0016491 - oxidoreductase activity [Evidence IEA];~go_process: GO:0055114 - oxidation-reduction process [Evidence IEA]), with protein MAPSAPPILDFSPFYGADSAAKEQLVQQVKDSCEYNGFFQITGHRIPRELQQRVMACAKRFFDLPLEEKLKVDKNNNTFNRGYELLRSQMLEIGTAPELKEGLYIGDDISTDHPYYLNQRLNSGPNQWPASVSDAAEFRKTSMEYYRAVYELAKDVLGVLARTLDVDQSFFDPLTAGGVATMRMLHYPSQPKDEDEKLNRGIGAHTDFGCVTLLLQDEVDGLQVLDVPSGQWLDVQPVPGAYVVNLGDLMMRMANDRYKSNIHRVINKSGRERYSIPFFFSGNPDHICECLPNCCKAGEQPKYAPITVEDMVKGAYKQSYGRAEAYKKELAEKGKGLESTQGTAIAA; from the exons ATGGCTCCATCTGCACCGCCGATCCTCGACTTCTCGCCCTTCTACGGCGCCGACTCTGCAGCAAAGGAACAGCTCGTGCAGCAGGTCAAAGACAGCTGCGAGTACAATGGCTTCTTCCAGATCACAGGCCACCGCATCCCACGcgagctgcagcagcgcGTCATGGCCTGCGCAAAGCGCTTCTTCGATCTCCctctggaggagaagctcaaaGTAGACAAAa ACAACAACACTTTCAACCGCGGCTACGAACTGCTGCGCTCGCAAATGCTCGAGATCGGCACCGCCCCCGAGCTCAAAGAAGGCCTGTACATCGGCGACGACATCAGCACCGACCACCCCTACTACCTCAACCAGCGCCTCAACAGCGGACCAAACCAGTGGCCGGCATCTGTATCCGACGCAGCCGAATTCCGCAAAACAAGCATGGAGTACTACCGCGCCGTGTACGAGCTCGCCAAAGACGTCCTGGGCGTTCTGGCGCGCACCCTCGATGTCGACCAGAGTTTCTTCGACCCCCTCACGGCCGGTGGTGTCGCGACGATGCGGATGCTGCATTACCCTTCGCAGCcgaaggacgaggacgagaagctgAATCGCGGGATTGGGGCGCATACGGACTTTGGATGCGTTACgctcctgctgcaggatgaggTTGACGGGTTGCAGGTTTTGGATGTCCCGAGTGGGCAGTGGTTAGAT GTCCAACCCGTCCCGGGCGCATACGTCGTCAACCTCGGCGACCTGATGATGCGCATGGCCAACGACAGATACAAatccaacatccaccggGTCATCAACAAGTCCGGGCGCGAGCGGTACTCGATCCCGTTCTTCTTCAGTGGGAACCCGGATCATATCTGCGAGTGTCTGCCGAACTGCTGCAAGGCCGGGGAGCAGCCAAAGTATGCGCCTATCACGGTGGAGGATATGGTCAAGGGCGCGTATAAGCAGAGTTATGGACGGGCGGAGGCGTATAAGAAGGAGCTggctgagaaggggaaggggttGGAGAGTACACAGGGGACAGCGATTGCTGCTTAG